A genome region from Cervus elaphus chromosome 18, mCerEla1.1, whole genome shotgun sequence includes the following:
- the LOC122673798 gene encoding sterile alpha motif domain-containing protein 9-like isoform X1 — MRSFQKSPGIRMAAQLNLPENTDDWTKEDVNQWLESHKIEQKHRAILTAQDVNGRNLKYLTKDHLVAMGITFGPAIQIEHLFKELLETSSGDPFQTCKSGKGSKSVPKTHEKDGETSKQKNKKKSDKVNDSTVSTVTKGSKSLKNEFMEDEIDDTKKKQPSTEPTCVSYPFDEFSDPYRYKLNFKLQPETGPLNLIDPIHEFKAFTNTETATEEDAKMKFSNEVFRFASACMNSRTNGTIHFGVKDKPHGTIVGVEFTTITKEALIDHFNLMIHQYFEDHQVQKAKNCIREPRFVEVLLPNSSLSDRFVIEVDVVPKYSECEVDYFQIKMQNYSNTIWKQSPKFSVFVRDGASSKDIMKSNADFKAFKLDLKKLAESRKEAEEKCRVKITKKESEGPKLVKLLTGNKDLLDNSYYDWYILVINKCHPTQTKHLDFLKEIKWFAVLEFDPESVSKGVAKAYKETRVANLHFPSLYVEGKTTNEKIASLNLYQQLSWIFCNGRLDLDSEKYKPLDASSWQREKASEVRKLISFLTQEDIMPRGKFLVVFLLLSSVDDPRDPLIETFCAFYQDLKGMENILCICVNSRICQGWKDLLEARLTTQQDELSNQCISSLSLEEINGTILKLKSVTQSSKRFLPSVGSSTVLLKKEEDIMTALEILCENECEDTILEKDKKKLLEFKALKEEDFYRGGKVTWWNFYFSSENYSSPFVKRDKYEKLEEMIQRGADSSKSTCVKIIHLYHHPGCGGTTLAMHILWELRKKFRCAVLKNKTVDFSEIGEQVTNLITYGTTNNQEYLPILLLVDDFEEQDNVYLLQASIHTAVANRFIRYETPLVIILNCRRSQNPEKSAKISDSIALIQQLSPKEQRAFELKLKEIEDQHKNFQDFYSFMIMKTNFNKKYIEDVVRNILKEQNISTKEAKLFSFLALLNSYVPDTTISLSQCEKFLGITNKKAFWGTEKFEDKMGTYSTILIKTEVVECGNYCGVRIIHRLIAIRSLEELKISYDLDKSQIMLDMLTENLFYDTGIGRSKFLEDVQTLLLTRQRNENEGELGTWFSPFIEALHRDEGNVAVKTVLLEGIRRFNPNAFICQALARHFYIKEKDFHSALQWAKQAKKIEPDNSYISDTLGQVFKSKIRWWIEDNERNRSISVEELSELLDLAVHASNAFKESQQQSEDREYEVKERFYQKSKRRYDTYNIAGYQGEIEVGLYTIHILQFIPFFDNKNELSKRDMINFISGSKDIPGDPNNEFKLVLKNFISYLTNLKFSLKKSFDFFDEYFVLLKPRNNIKQNEEAKTRRKVAGYFKKYADIFGPSEELQNTDFGPKLSLPLQVELYRRRLEVLKADKFSGLLEYLIKSQEDAIHTMEDIMNKYTFLFEQCAVRIPPKEKQNFILANIILYCIKPTSKIVKPIKKLKEQLREVLQQAGMSCRYPEPYFLASLLFWPENQQLDQDSRLMEKYARSLENSFRGQYKHMYRIKQPIAYFFLGKGNNMNRLVHKGKIDQCFEKTADINSLWQSGDVWKEKKVQELLLRLKGRAENNCLYIEYGIKEKITIPITPAFLGQLRSGRSIEKISFYLGFSIGGPLAYDIEII, encoded by the coding sequence GTATCAGAATGGCAGCACAACTTAACTTACCAGAAAATACAGATGACTGGACAAAAGAGGATGTAAATCAGTGGTTAGAAAGTCATAAAATTGAACAAAAACACAGAGCAATTTTGACTGCACAAGATGTGAATGGTAGAAATTTGAAGTACTTAACTAAAGATCACCTTGTTGCTATGGGCATAACATTTGGACCAGCTATCCAAATAGAGCATCTCTTCAAAGAGTTGCTGGAGACATCCTCTGGAGATCCTTTCCAGACATGTAAGAGTGGAAAAGGCAGTAAAAGTGTTCCTAAAACACATGAGAAAGATGGAGAGACttcaaaacaaaagaataaaaagaaatcagataaGGTTAATGACTCTACAGTGAGTACAGTTACTAAAGGTTCTAAGTCACTGAAAAATGAGTTCATGGAAGATGAAATAGATGACACAAAGAAAAAGCAGCCATCCACAGAGCCGACATGCGTGTCATACCCTTTTGATGAATTCAGTGATCCATATCGTTACAAATTGAATTTTAAACTGCAGCCTGAAACAGGACCACTCAATCTCATTGATCCAATACATGAATTCAAAGCCTTCACAAACACAGAAACAGCCACAGAAGAGGATGCTAAAATGAAATTTAGCAATGAGGTTTTCCGATTTGCTTCTGCTTGTATGAACTCACGTACCAACGGCACCATTCATTTTGGAGTCAAGGACAAACCTCATGGAACAATTGTTGGCGTGGAATTTACCACCATCACCAAGGAAGCTCTCATTGACCACTTCAATCTGATGATCCACCAATATTTTGAAGACCATCAGGTCCAAAAAGCAAAGAACTGCATTCGAGAGCCAAGATTTGTAGAAGTTTTACTGCCAAATAGTTCTCTATCTGACAGATTTGTTATTGAAGTGGATGTTGTTCCAAAATATTCTGAATGTGAAGTTGATTATTTCCagattaaaatgcaaaattacaGCAACACAATATGGAAACAAAGTCCAAAATTCTCAGTCTTTGTGCGAGATGGGGCCAGTTCTAAGGACATCATGAAAAGTAATGCAGATTTCAAAGCATTTAAATTAGATTTGAAAAAACTGGCGGAATCTAGGAAAGAGGCAGAAGAGAAATGCAGagtaaaaataactaaaaaagagAGCGAGGGGCCAAAGCTTGTTAAATTGTTGACTGGAAATAAGGATTTGTTAGATAATTCATACTACGACTGGTACATTCTTGTAATAAACAAATGCCATCCTACACAAACCAAACACTtagatttcctaaaggaaattaaatggTTTGCTGTGTTGGAGTTTGATCCTGAATCTGTGAGCAAGGGTGTGGCCAAAGCATATAAAGAAACCCGAGTAGCAAATCTTCACTTCCCAAGTTTGTATGTGGAGGGGAAAACCACAAATGAGAAGATTGCTAGTCTGAATCTTTATCAACAACTCAGCTGGATTTTCTGCAATGGCCGGTTAGATCTTGACAGTGAAAAGTATAAACCCTTAGATGCAAGTTCCTGGCAAAGAGAAAAAGcgtctgaagtcaggaaactgATATCATTTCTTACCCAAGAAGACATAATGCCAAGAGGGAAGTTTTTGGTGGTATTTCTATTACTCTCCTCCGTTGATGACCCAAGAGACCCCCTCATTGAGACCTTCTGTGCTTTCTACCAAGATCTCAAAGGAATGGAAAATATATTGTGTATTTGTGTAAATTCACGCATATGTCAGGGATGGAAAGATCTACTTGAAGCAAGATTAACAACACAGCAAGATGAATTATCAAACCaatgtatttcttctttaagTCTTGAAGAGATAAATGGAACTATTCTTAAGCTAAAATCTGTGACTCAATCTTCCAAGAGATTTTTACCATCTGTTGGTTCATCTACTGTCCttctgaaaaaagaagaagatatcATGACTGCTCTGGAAATTCTCTGTGAAAATGAATGTGAAGATACAATCTTAGAgaaggacaaaaaaaaattacttgaattCAAAGCATTGAAAGAGGAAGATTTTTATCGAGGTGGCAAAGTAACATGGTGGAATTTCTACTTTTCTTCTGAAAACTATTCTTCCCCTTTTGTGAAAAGGGATAAATATGAAAAACTTGAAGAAATGATTCAAAGAGGGGCAGATTCTTCTAAGTCGACGTGTGTCAAAATTATTCATCTGTATCATCATCCGGGCTGTGGTGGGACTACGTTGGCCATGCACATTCTCTGGGAACTAAGGAAGAAATTCAGATGTGCTGTACTGAAAAACAAGACAGTGGATTTTTCTGAAATTGGAGAACAAGTGACTAATTTAATAACCTACGGGACAACAAATAATCAGGAATACTTACCTATATTGCTGCTTGTCGATGACTTTGAAGAACAGGATAATGTCTATCTCCTGCAGGCTTCTATTCACACAGCTGTAGCTAATAGGTTTATTCGATATGAGACACCTCTAGTGATCATCCTAAATTGCAGGAGATCACAGAATCCTGAAAAAAGTGCAAAGATCTCAGACAGTATTGCCCTAATACAACAACTGTCTCCCAAGGAACAGAGAGCTTTTGAGCTTaaattgaaagaaattgaagaccaGCATAAAAACTTTCAAGATTTTTATTCCTTCATGATTATGAAAACCAACTTTAATAAAAAGTACATAGAAGATGTGGTCAGGAATATcctgaaagaacaaaatatttccaCCAAGGAAGCaaagcttttttcctttctggcccTTCTTAACTCATACGTGCCAGATACCACCATTTCATTATCACAGTGTGAAAAGTTCCTAGGAATCACAAACAAGAAAGCTTTCTGGGGAACAGAAAAATTTGAAGACAAAATGGGCACCTACTCTACAATTCTAATAAAAACAGAGGTGGTAGAATGTGGTAACTACTGTGGAGTACGCATTATTCACCGTTTGATTGCCATTCGTTCATTGGAAGAGTTGAAGATAAGCTATGACTTGGATAAGAGTCAAATTATGCTGGATATGCTAACAGAAAATTTGTTCTATGATACTGGAATAGGAAGAAGCAAATTTTTAGAAGATGTGCAAACATTGCTGCTCACAAGACAGCGCAATGAAAATGAAGGTGAATTAGGAACTTGGTTTTCCCCGTTCATTGAAGCATTACATAGAGATGAAGGGAATGTGGCAGTTAAAACTGTATTACTTGAAGGCATTCGTCGGTTCAACCCAAATGCATTCATTTGCCAAGCCTTGGCAAGACATTTCTACATTAAAGAGAAGGACTTTCACAGTGCTCTACAATGGGCAAAGCAAGCAAAAAAGATAGAACCTGACAATTCTTATATCTCAGATACACTGGGTCAAGTCTTCAAAAGTAAAATAAGATGGTGGATAGAAGATAATGAAAGAAACAGGAGCATTTCTGTTGAAGAGCTATCTGAGCTTTTGGATTTAGCAGTACATGCCTCAAATGCATTCAAGGAATCTCAACAGCAAAGTGAGGATAGAGAGTATGAAGTTAAGGAAAGGTTTTACCAGAAGTCAAAAAGGCGGTATGATACTTACAATATAGCTGGCTATCAAGGGGAGATAGAAGTTGGGCTCTACACAATCCACATTCTccagttcattcctttttttgaCAATAAAAATGAACTGTCTAAAAGAGATATGATCAACTTTATATCAGGAAGTAAAGACATTCCTGGAGACCCAAACAATGAATTTAAATTAGTCCTCAAGAACTTTATTTCTTACCTAAccaatttgaaattttctttgaaaaagtcCTTTGATTTTTTTGATGAATACTTTGTCCTTCTAAAACCTAGGAACAATATTAAGCAAAATGAAGAGGCCAAAACACGGAGAAAGGTGGCTGGGTATTTTAAGAAGTATGCAGATATATTTGGCCCCTCAGAGGAATTACAGAACACAGATTTTGGCCCAAAGCTTAGTTTGCCACTTCAGGTAGAGCTGTATCGGAGAAGACTGGAAGTTTTAAAAGCGGACAAGTTTTCTGGACTCTTGGAATATCTTATCAAATCTCAAGAAGATGCCATACACACCATGGAAGATATAATGAACAAATATACTTTTCTCTTTGAACAATGCGCTGTCAGAATCCCgccaaaggaaaagcaaaatttcATCCTGGCCAACATCATTCTCTACTGTATTAAACCAACCTCCAAAATAGTGAAGccaattaaaaaactgaaagaacagCTTCGAGAAGTCTTACAACAAGCAGGAATGTCATGTCGGTATCCAGAACCTTATTTCCTAGCTTCCCTCTTATTCTGGCCAGAAAACCAACAACTAGATCAAGATTCTAGACTAATGGAAAAGTATGCTCGGtcactggaaaattcttttcGGGGACAATATAAGCATATGTATCGTATAAAGCAACCAATTGCTTATTTCTTTCTTGGGAAAGGTAACAATATGAACAGACTTGTTCACAAAGGAAAAATTGATCAATGTTTTGAAAAGACAGCTGATATTAATTCCTTGTGGCAGAGTGGAGATGTATGGAAGGAGAAAAAAGTCCAAGAGCTTTTGCTTCGGTTAAAGGGACGAGCTGAAAATAATTGTTTATACATAGAATATGGAATCAAGGAAAAAATCACAATACCCATCACACCTGCTTTTCTGGGTCAACTCAGAAGTGGCAGAAGCatagaaaaaatatctttttacctGGGATTTTCCATTGGAGGACCACTTGCTTATGACATTGAGATTATTTAA
- the LOC122673798 gene encoding sterile alpha motif domain-containing protein 9-like isoform X2: protein MAAQLNLPENTDDWTKEDVNQWLESHKIEQKHRAILTAQDVNGRNLKYLTKDHLVAMGITFGPAIQIEHLFKELLETSSGDPFQTCKSGKGSKSVPKTHEKDGETSKQKNKKKSDKVNDSTVSTVTKGSKSLKNEFMEDEIDDTKKKQPSTEPTCVSYPFDEFSDPYRYKLNFKLQPETGPLNLIDPIHEFKAFTNTETATEEDAKMKFSNEVFRFASACMNSRTNGTIHFGVKDKPHGTIVGVEFTTITKEALIDHFNLMIHQYFEDHQVQKAKNCIREPRFVEVLLPNSSLSDRFVIEVDVVPKYSECEVDYFQIKMQNYSNTIWKQSPKFSVFVRDGASSKDIMKSNADFKAFKLDLKKLAESRKEAEEKCRVKITKKESEGPKLVKLLTGNKDLLDNSYYDWYILVINKCHPTQTKHLDFLKEIKWFAVLEFDPESVSKGVAKAYKETRVANLHFPSLYVEGKTTNEKIASLNLYQQLSWIFCNGRLDLDSEKYKPLDASSWQREKASEVRKLISFLTQEDIMPRGKFLVVFLLLSSVDDPRDPLIETFCAFYQDLKGMENILCICVNSRICQGWKDLLEARLTTQQDELSNQCISSLSLEEINGTILKLKSVTQSSKRFLPSVGSSTVLLKKEEDIMTALEILCENECEDTILEKDKKKLLEFKALKEEDFYRGGKVTWWNFYFSSENYSSPFVKRDKYEKLEEMIQRGADSSKSTCVKIIHLYHHPGCGGTTLAMHILWELRKKFRCAVLKNKTVDFSEIGEQVTNLITYGTTNNQEYLPILLLVDDFEEQDNVYLLQASIHTAVANRFIRYETPLVIILNCRRSQNPEKSAKISDSIALIQQLSPKEQRAFELKLKEIEDQHKNFQDFYSFMIMKTNFNKKYIEDVVRNILKEQNISTKEAKLFSFLALLNSYVPDTTISLSQCEKFLGITNKKAFWGTEKFEDKMGTYSTILIKTEVVECGNYCGVRIIHRLIAIRSLEELKISYDLDKSQIMLDMLTENLFYDTGIGRSKFLEDVQTLLLTRQRNENEGELGTWFSPFIEALHRDEGNVAVKTVLLEGIRRFNPNAFICQALARHFYIKEKDFHSALQWAKQAKKIEPDNSYISDTLGQVFKSKIRWWIEDNERNRSISVEELSELLDLAVHASNAFKESQQQSEDREYEVKERFYQKSKRRYDTYNIAGYQGEIEVGLYTIHILQFIPFFDNKNELSKRDMINFISGSKDIPGDPNNEFKLVLKNFISYLTNLKFSLKKSFDFFDEYFVLLKPRNNIKQNEEAKTRRKVAGYFKKYADIFGPSEELQNTDFGPKLSLPLQVELYRRRLEVLKADKFSGLLEYLIKSQEDAIHTMEDIMNKYTFLFEQCAVRIPPKEKQNFILANIILYCIKPTSKIVKPIKKLKEQLREVLQQAGMSCRYPEPYFLASLLFWPENQQLDQDSRLMEKYARSLENSFRGQYKHMYRIKQPIAYFFLGKGNNMNRLVHKGKIDQCFEKTADINSLWQSGDVWKEKKVQELLLRLKGRAENNCLYIEYGIKEKITIPITPAFLGQLRSGRSIEKISFYLGFSIGGPLAYDIEII from the coding sequence ATGGCAGCACAACTTAACTTACCAGAAAATACAGATGACTGGACAAAAGAGGATGTAAATCAGTGGTTAGAAAGTCATAAAATTGAACAAAAACACAGAGCAATTTTGACTGCACAAGATGTGAATGGTAGAAATTTGAAGTACTTAACTAAAGATCACCTTGTTGCTATGGGCATAACATTTGGACCAGCTATCCAAATAGAGCATCTCTTCAAAGAGTTGCTGGAGACATCCTCTGGAGATCCTTTCCAGACATGTAAGAGTGGAAAAGGCAGTAAAAGTGTTCCTAAAACACATGAGAAAGATGGAGAGACttcaaaacaaaagaataaaaagaaatcagataaGGTTAATGACTCTACAGTGAGTACAGTTACTAAAGGTTCTAAGTCACTGAAAAATGAGTTCATGGAAGATGAAATAGATGACACAAAGAAAAAGCAGCCATCCACAGAGCCGACATGCGTGTCATACCCTTTTGATGAATTCAGTGATCCATATCGTTACAAATTGAATTTTAAACTGCAGCCTGAAACAGGACCACTCAATCTCATTGATCCAATACATGAATTCAAAGCCTTCACAAACACAGAAACAGCCACAGAAGAGGATGCTAAAATGAAATTTAGCAATGAGGTTTTCCGATTTGCTTCTGCTTGTATGAACTCACGTACCAACGGCACCATTCATTTTGGAGTCAAGGACAAACCTCATGGAACAATTGTTGGCGTGGAATTTACCACCATCACCAAGGAAGCTCTCATTGACCACTTCAATCTGATGATCCACCAATATTTTGAAGACCATCAGGTCCAAAAAGCAAAGAACTGCATTCGAGAGCCAAGATTTGTAGAAGTTTTACTGCCAAATAGTTCTCTATCTGACAGATTTGTTATTGAAGTGGATGTTGTTCCAAAATATTCTGAATGTGAAGTTGATTATTTCCagattaaaatgcaaaattacaGCAACACAATATGGAAACAAAGTCCAAAATTCTCAGTCTTTGTGCGAGATGGGGCCAGTTCTAAGGACATCATGAAAAGTAATGCAGATTTCAAAGCATTTAAATTAGATTTGAAAAAACTGGCGGAATCTAGGAAAGAGGCAGAAGAGAAATGCAGagtaaaaataactaaaaaagagAGCGAGGGGCCAAAGCTTGTTAAATTGTTGACTGGAAATAAGGATTTGTTAGATAATTCATACTACGACTGGTACATTCTTGTAATAAACAAATGCCATCCTACACAAACCAAACACTtagatttcctaaaggaaattaaatggTTTGCTGTGTTGGAGTTTGATCCTGAATCTGTGAGCAAGGGTGTGGCCAAAGCATATAAAGAAACCCGAGTAGCAAATCTTCACTTCCCAAGTTTGTATGTGGAGGGGAAAACCACAAATGAGAAGATTGCTAGTCTGAATCTTTATCAACAACTCAGCTGGATTTTCTGCAATGGCCGGTTAGATCTTGACAGTGAAAAGTATAAACCCTTAGATGCAAGTTCCTGGCAAAGAGAAAAAGcgtctgaagtcaggaaactgATATCATTTCTTACCCAAGAAGACATAATGCCAAGAGGGAAGTTTTTGGTGGTATTTCTATTACTCTCCTCCGTTGATGACCCAAGAGACCCCCTCATTGAGACCTTCTGTGCTTTCTACCAAGATCTCAAAGGAATGGAAAATATATTGTGTATTTGTGTAAATTCACGCATATGTCAGGGATGGAAAGATCTACTTGAAGCAAGATTAACAACACAGCAAGATGAATTATCAAACCaatgtatttcttctttaagTCTTGAAGAGATAAATGGAACTATTCTTAAGCTAAAATCTGTGACTCAATCTTCCAAGAGATTTTTACCATCTGTTGGTTCATCTACTGTCCttctgaaaaaagaagaagatatcATGACTGCTCTGGAAATTCTCTGTGAAAATGAATGTGAAGATACAATCTTAGAgaaggacaaaaaaaaattacttgaattCAAAGCATTGAAAGAGGAAGATTTTTATCGAGGTGGCAAAGTAACATGGTGGAATTTCTACTTTTCTTCTGAAAACTATTCTTCCCCTTTTGTGAAAAGGGATAAATATGAAAAACTTGAAGAAATGATTCAAAGAGGGGCAGATTCTTCTAAGTCGACGTGTGTCAAAATTATTCATCTGTATCATCATCCGGGCTGTGGTGGGACTACGTTGGCCATGCACATTCTCTGGGAACTAAGGAAGAAATTCAGATGTGCTGTACTGAAAAACAAGACAGTGGATTTTTCTGAAATTGGAGAACAAGTGACTAATTTAATAACCTACGGGACAACAAATAATCAGGAATACTTACCTATATTGCTGCTTGTCGATGACTTTGAAGAACAGGATAATGTCTATCTCCTGCAGGCTTCTATTCACACAGCTGTAGCTAATAGGTTTATTCGATATGAGACACCTCTAGTGATCATCCTAAATTGCAGGAGATCACAGAATCCTGAAAAAAGTGCAAAGATCTCAGACAGTATTGCCCTAATACAACAACTGTCTCCCAAGGAACAGAGAGCTTTTGAGCTTaaattgaaagaaattgaagaccaGCATAAAAACTTTCAAGATTTTTATTCCTTCATGATTATGAAAACCAACTTTAATAAAAAGTACATAGAAGATGTGGTCAGGAATATcctgaaagaacaaaatatttccaCCAAGGAAGCaaagcttttttcctttctggcccTTCTTAACTCATACGTGCCAGATACCACCATTTCATTATCACAGTGTGAAAAGTTCCTAGGAATCACAAACAAGAAAGCTTTCTGGGGAACAGAAAAATTTGAAGACAAAATGGGCACCTACTCTACAATTCTAATAAAAACAGAGGTGGTAGAATGTGGTAACTACTGTGGAGTACGCATTATTCACCGTTTGATTGCCATTCGTTCATTGGAAGAGTTGAAGATAAGCTATGACTTGGATAAGAGTCAAATTATGCTGGATATGCTAACAGAAAATTTGTTCTATGATACTGGAATAGGAAGAAGCAAATTTTTAGAAGATGTGCAAACATTGCTGCTCACAAGACAGCGCAATGAAAATGAAGGTGAATTAGGAACTTGGTTTTCCCCGTTCATTGAAGCATTACATAGAGATGAAGGGAATGTGGCAGTTAAAACTGTATTACTTGAAGGCATTCGTCGGTTCAACCCAAATGCATTCATTTGCCAAGCCTTGGCAAGACATTTCTACATTAAAGAGAAGGACTTTCACAGTGCTCTACAATGGGCAAAGCAAGCAAAAAAGATAGAACCTGACAATTCTTATATCTCAGATACACTGGGTCAAGTCTTCAAAAGTAAAATAAGATGGTGGATAGAAGATAATGAAAGAAACAGGAGCATTTCTGTTGAAGAGCTATCTGAGCTTTTGGATTTAGCAGTACATGCCTCAAATGCATTCAAGGAATCTCAACAGCAAAGTGAGGATAGAGAGTATGAAGTTAAGGAAAGGTTTTACCAGAAGTCAAAAAGGCGGTATGATACTTACAATATAGCTGGCTATCAAGGGGAGATAGAAGTTGGGCTCTACACAATCCACATTCTccagttcattcctttttttgaCAATAAAAATGAACTGTCTAAAAGAGATATGATCAACTTTATATCAGGAAGTAAAGACATTCCTGGAGACCCAAACAATGAATTTAAATTAGTCCTCAAGAACTTTATTTCTTACCTAAccaatttgaaattttctttgaaaaagtcCTTTGATTTTTTTGATGAATACTTTGTCCTTCTAAAACCTAGGAACAATATTAAGCAAAATGAAGAGGCCAAAACACGGAGAAAGGTGGCTGGGTATTTTAAGAAGTATGCAGATATATTTGGCCCCTCAGAGGAATTACAGAACACAGATTTTGGCCCAAAGCTTAGTTTGCCACTTCAGGTAGAGCTGTATCGGAGAAGACTGGAAGTTTTAAAAGCGGACAAGTTTTCTGGACTCTTGGAATATCTTATCAAATCTCAAGAAGATGCCATACACACCATGGAAGATATAATGAACAAATATACTTTTCTCTTTGAACAATGCGCTGTCAGAATCCCgccaaaggaaaagcaaaatttcATCCTGGCCAACATCATTCTCTACTGTATTAAACCAACCTCCAAAATAGTGAAGccaattaaaaaactgaaagaacagCTTCGAGAAGTCTTACAACAAGCAGGAATGTCATGTCGGTATCCAGAACCTTATTTCCTAGCTTCCCTCTTATTCTGGCCAGAAAACCAACAACTAGATCAAGATTCTAGACTAATGGAAAAGTATGCTCGGtcactggaaaattcttttcGGGGACAATATAAGCATATGTATCGTATAAAGCAACCAATTGCTTATTTCTTTCTTGGGAAAGGTAACAATATGAACAGACTTGTTCACAAAGGAAAAATTGATCAATGTTTTGAAAAGACAGCTGATATTAATTCCTTGTGGCAGAGTGGAGATGTATGGAAGGAGAAAAAAGTCCAAGAGCTTTTGCTTCGGTTAAAGGGACGAGCTGAAAATAATTGTTTATACATAGAATATGGAATCAAGGAAAAAATCACAATACCCATCACACCTGCTTTTCTGGGTCAACTCAGAAGTGGCAGAAGCatagaaaaaatatctttttacctGGGATTTTCCATTGGAGGACCACTTGCTTATGACATTGAGATTATTTAA